The following DNA comes from Streptomyces sp. NBC_00102.
CGCTGAGGCGGTTTCCTGGGTCCAGTCGGGGCTGTCGCTGTCGGCTCCGTAGTGGTTGGCCTTGGAGCCGGTCTGGCTCCAAGTGCTGTCTGCGGCTTGGGTTTCGGTGGTCCAGGCGGCGAGGCGGCCGGCCGCGTCCAGGGTCCAGGTCTGGCGGTTGGTGCCTGAGGTCTGGGTGCGGACGAGGTCGTTGGCGTAGTAGCCGATGGTGGCGCCCGTTGCCTGGGTAGTGGTGCGGCCCAGGGCGTCGTAAACGGTGCCGCTGGTGGTGAGGCGGTCGGCGCTGTCGTAGGTGTACGCCGTGGTCGCGGCCCCGGTGGTGGTGCAGTCGGTGCCGCCTGCGCTGGTCGCGGTGGCCAGGGCGGTGCGGTTGGTGTTCTTGTCGAAGGTGTAGTCGCGGCGCGTGCAGGACCCGTCGGGCGCGGTGTCGTCGGCCCGGGTGAGGCGGCCTGCCGCGTCATAGCTGTAGCTGCGGGCGCGGGTCTGGCCGTTGGATCCGGTCTCGTCGACCGTCTGATCCTGGGCGCTGTGGTCGGCGGTGTCGGAGGAGACGACGACGTTGTCGCTGTCCCGGGTGTAAACCCGGGAGGTTTCCGTACCGGTCTCGTCCTGGGTGACGTTCAGCGTGTAACCGCCGGGCAGCGCCTCGGTGGCCAGTTCACCGTCACTGTCGTAGGCGGCGGTGAAGGTTCCCGCTACCGAGTCGGTGCGGGAGGTTTCCAGGCCGCGCGGGTCCTTGGCGGTGTCGTAGGTGTAGGTGGTGGTGGAGGGTGCGGAGTCGGTCACCTTCGCGGGGCGCCCGAGGGCGTCGTAGGCGGTCGTGGCGGTGTTGCCCGCTCCGTCCTTGTAGCTGATCTCCCTGCCGAGAGCGTCGTACGTATGGGTGATGGTGCCCGCGCTGGTCGTCACGGTGGCCACGTCGCCGCTGTCGGCGGTGTACGTGGTGGAGCTGTCCGGCACAGCGGTGCCGGTGCCGCCGCTGATGGCGACCTTGGTCGTGCGGCCCGCGCTGTCGTAGGTGGTGTCCGTGGTGCGGGTGACGGAGTTCGCCGTCTCGGTGACCTTGGACGTGTTGCCCCAGCGGTCGTATTCCACCGTCTTGGTGGGCAGCTGGGTGGGGTTGGAGCCGCCGCCGGTGATCGCTCCGGCAGGGCCGGTGGAGCAGACCTGGTCGGCCCATTCCGGGCGGCCGTTGCAGGCGCCCGTGCCGGTGGCCGCGTAGTACGTGGTGACGGTGGCGCCCGCGTCGCTGCCGCTGGACTTGGGCTGGAGAGTCTTGATGACCCGGCCCTGAGAGTCGTACGACGTGGTCTTGGTGATGGCTAGGCCGCTCGGGTCGGTGACCTCGGTGGTCGGCAGGCCCTTGACCCAGTCGTAGGCGGTCGTGGTGGTGCGCACGTCGGCGTCGGCGGGATAGCCCGACACCGTCGCACCGGACTTGGTGGTGGTGACCTGGTTGGCGACGGTGGCGGTGCCGTCGGTGGGACGGCCCTCGTCGTAGCTGTTGGCGGTGTGGGAGCGGGCCGGAATGGTCGTTCCCGCGGGAATGTCGCTGCCGCCTGCCCCGGCCTTGAGCACGGAGGCCAAAGTGACCTGGTGCAGCGGCCCGTACTCGTCGGTTTCACGCAGGCCGTCGGCGGAGTACACCGAGGTGGTGGACAGTTGCTGGGCGCGGTCGGCGGTGGACAGGCCGTCGATGTCCAGCGCGGTCAGCTCGGCGAGCTGCTCGCCGCTGCCCGACAGGGCCAACTCGCGGTTCGAGGGGTTAAGTTCACGGATCGTGTTGCCGTGGGTGTCGTACTCCGTGGTGGTGAGGTGCTTGCCGGGGGTGGCGGTATTGACCTCGCGTCCCGATGCGTCCGCGTACGAGACGGTGGCCCGGGTGTAGTCCGAGGCCGCCAGGTCGGAGCCGGTGTGCGAGGTGGGAACCGAGTCGGCCGGGAAGACGGCGGTCGCGTCGGTGGGGACATCGCTCTGGCCCCAGGCGGCCACGTCCGAGGTGCCCATGGCGTTGGGCGCCTTGGCCCCGGTGAGCGGGACGTCGTAGACCACGCTGGTGATGGCCGTGGTGCCATCCGGGGTGCTGGCGCTGCCCTGGGTCAGGTTCGGGCGGGAGGCTGCGAGCAGCATGCCTGTCCCTGCGGTGGCTGCGTTTCCGGCAGTGCCGTAGGTGAGGGTCCAGGGGAGTTCGCCCGGCGGGGTCAGGGTGGTCACGCGGCCGGCGCTGTCGTAGCCGTAAGCGGTCTTCAGCGCGGGGCTGATGCGCGGGTCCCAGGTCTGGCGCAGCTGCCCGGTGGTGTCGTAGGCGTACTGCGCGATGACGGTGGAGGTCGATGCGGAGGCGCCGGGAGTGGTGGCCCATTCCTTGATCTGGGCGACGCGGCCGGTGAAGTCGCCGGGTGCGGTGCTGGTGGCGGTGGTGGAGGTCGCGTAGACGTACTCCAGCATCCGGCAGCCCTTAGCCGCCGGGGTGCTCTCGCAGGTGGAGGCGGTGACCGCGGTGGTCGGGGCGATGAGGTACTTGGGGCGGGCCAGGGTGCTGGTGCCCGAGGTGACCGCTTCGGAGACCACCTTGGTGGTGGAGTTGTCGGTCGGCAGGTAGGAGGTGGACACCTGCCAGGTCGTCGCCGCCGAGGCGACCTTCGCGAAGGTGGTGGTGGTGCCCTCGGTGTCCTTCAGGGTGAAGGAGCCGGTGAGCGACCCGGTCAGGGTCAGGTCCTCTGCGCCGGGCTCGCTCTTCCAGCCGCCGGTGGTGGTGGCGGTGAAGCCGGTCTCGTTGCCGTCCACGTCGACCAGCGCCACCGAGGTGGCCGAGGTCTTGCGGACGTAGGCCCAGTCGGAGTCGGTGATTTCGGCGGTGGTGCCCGAGGTCCACTGCGGGCCGAAGATCGCCGCCTGGCCCTCGGCGTCGGAGCCTGCGGTCGGGCGGCGGGAGGAGGCGGTGCGCGTCACGCTGAGTCCGAACCCGGAGGCGTCCGTGTCGGACAGGGTGTAGTCACCGGTCAGGTCGTTGACCGAGCCGGGACCGACGTCGTCGGACGGCGCGGTGCCCGCGTTGCGGTCCACCGTGATGGTGTTCGCCTGGGAGTAACCGGTCGCGGTGCCGTTCGTGAACGCGGCACGGATGTCGATCGCCCCGTCCTCGGTCAGCGACTTCGTGATGTTCCAGGTCAGGCCTGCGGGAACACCGTTGGCCACTGCCGCCGGCCAGGCCGCCACAGCGCTGCCGTCGGAGGTCTTGGTCACGTCCGCGAGCGGGACGGTGTGCCAGGTGTCGGTCTCACCGCGCCGGTACTGGTAGGTGACCCCGGTGTAGGAGGTCTTGCCCGTGGCGGTCAGCGATACGCGCCGGGCGCTGGTGTCACCGTCGCCCGGGGACAGCAGGGCGGCCCCGTCGGCTCCCACGCCGAAGGAGTACTTCGTGGTGGTGGCGGAGATGTTGCCGCCGGAGTCGATGGTCTTGGCGTACAGGGTGTGCCAGCCGTCGCCCGGGGTGATGGACACGGTCAGCGGGTCGCCGCCGCTTCCGTCCACCGTGTCGTCGATGCGCTTGGGGGCAGCCGGGTCGTCCAGGCCCCAGGAGTAGCCCTGCCCGTCGGTGGAGGCGGTGTCCAGGGTGCAGGTCACCGTGCCGTCGGCTTTGGTGGTCCAGGTGTCCTGGCTGTAGGGGGTGCAGGCGATGGCGGGTGCGGTGGGCAGCCCGGTGTTCATCACGAAGGCGGTGTAGCCCGACCAGGTGCCGTAGTCGGTGCCGTCGAAGGCGCGTACCCGGTAGCGAAGGTGCACGCCTGCGGGGAAGGCGTTGGCGGCCGGGACGGCAAGGGTGGAGGTGGCGCCGGAGGCCACCGTCTTGCCGTACGCCGTGTAGGCGTAGGTGGTGTCCGCGACGGCGGGGTCGGCGGTGATCTCGTACTGGCCCTGGGCGTTGTCGCCGTCGGCGTCGGTGACCTTCGCCGACAAGGACGGGGTCAGCGAGGTGACGTAACGCTTGCCGTTGTAGGCGTTGACCGCCGACGGGGAGATCGCCTGCGAGCTGGTCGTGGCATGAGAGTTGTACGTGATCGTGAACGTCGGGTTCGACGCGAACCGCACCAGGTCGGTGGAGTTGCTCTCGGTGCTGTTGAAGAGCCCCAGGGTCCAGTTGCCGTTGGAGATGTTCGCCAGGTACTGCATCCCGGCGGTCACATCGAACGACACCGCTTTGTTGGGCGAGGAGCTCGTGGTGGTGAACGTCGTTGACGCGTTCGGGCTCGGGTAGTTCGGGTTCGCCGCGCTGGTGGACTTGGCGGGCTGCTTGCTCCAGGTGGTCGTCGAGCTGATCGAACCGGTCGAGAAGGCGTTGATCGTTGTGGAGTTCGACCCGGAGGCGGCCGCGTAGGTGACCGTGGTGTTGAGCTTGCCCGACAGGATGGTGGTGCCGTTGATGCGGGCGGGCAGGCTCAGGTTGTAGTAGGTCCGCTCGATCCCGTAGGGGGAGGAGAAGCCCTGGTAGCCCACGGCCAGGCCGGAGCCGGGTGCGGCGTCGTAGTTCGACGTGGACGGGTAGGCCTCCTGCACCTGGTCGTAGTGCAGCGTTGAGCCGGTTTCGGAGTGGGGCACGTAGGCGGGGTCCACGTACACCGGGTAGACCGTGCTCTTGGCCCTCAGCAGGTTCTGGTCCACGAGCAGGTGAAGTTTGTGGTCCTTCAGGCTGCTTTTCACGCGGGCCCGGTGGGCGCGCGAGCCCGGGGCCTGGGCGCTGGAGCGTGTGCCGGGTGGGGGCTTGAGGCGCGCCAGGGCCACGGTGGCCCTGCCGGCCGCGTTGTCGCCACCCGAGACCGTGCTGGTGCTCTCGGGGTCTGTCACGGTTGCAGGGTCGGCGGCGTTGGTCGCGGAGTCCCACATGACGGGCGCGGGCGAGGTGACGATGGCATCACCCTTGCTGTCCTCGACGGTCAGATTCCCACCCGCGTCCGTAGTCGCGGTGATGCCGTTGCTCGTGGACACGGTCTGGACGAGGTCGGTCAGCGCTGGATCGGCCGCGGCGGTGGCGTTCTTCACCACCAGGGTCTCCTCGGCCCCGCCGGCGGCGGTGGCGGTGACCTGGAGGTCGACTCCCGAAGCAAGCACGTCGGCGTAGGTGGCCGTGGCTCCCTTGACGGTCGGCTTGGGCAGAGACGTGGACCAGACCAGCTTGGTCTGCTTGCCGTCCACGGTCATGTCGACCAGCGGCCCCTCGCCGCCCCCGGACAGCACCAGCGGCGACTCGCTCGCCGCAGGGGTGAGATCACCGTTCCCTGTCGTCACCAGAGTGGTGTCAACGTCCGTCCACTCGCCGTGCTTCTTGACCCAGCGCGGTTGCGCGGAGGTCTCGTACGACAGAGTCCCGTCGGGGTTGGCGAAGGTCTGCGCGGAGCTTGTCCTCGCGTTCATCACCTCGATCCTGCGCTTCTGCAACCGGGCAGTCAGGAGCGCGGACGACTCATTGGCCGCCTCCGCCGGACCGCTCAGCGACGGTGTCAAGGCGGGAGCGGCGGCAGCCACCGACGGTTCGCTTGCGAACGCGACTGTCTGGCCGGTCGCCTCGACGACGATGGCCGCTTCAACAGCGAGCAACAAGCCCAGTGAGCCCGCTATGCGCCTCAGCCGCTTGCGTCTCGCCTCAGCAGAAGCCAACCTCGAGGGAGGCTGAGCCCCACCCAGGAATCGAATCCCCATCACGTCTCCTTCACGCCCACTTCACATAAGTGCGCAGTAAGGCTGAAGGATCGCAGTCACGCAATCACAAGCGGATCACAGGGTTCCGATCGAGGGTCGCGGTCGTGCGCGTCAACGCTTTCGGCGCGATCAATGTAGCTATTTGTCCACTACGTCTTACTGCTCAATCGGTGGTCGGATCGTCAGTTGGTCAATGAAGGTTCAAGGAAAAGATCTCCCAATCCTTTACATTCGTGAAGTCTTCTGCCCCTCCGCGTCGCGAAACAGTGGAGTGCCCCCTTATGCGGGAGTCACTGCTCGCTTCGCTCGCCATCGCCGCCCAGCTCGTGCAGGACGGCTGGGAGGTCCACGAGGGCGCCCCAAGACCGCCAGCGGCATTCGGACGATCGCCCTCGGGGAGGAGACGAAACAGGACCTCCTGTCTCGCAAGGCCCGCCAGCAACGGGAGCTGGAGGCGTGGGGCGAGGGCTGGTAGGCCACCGGCCGGATCTTCACCCAGGAGGATGGCTTCCTTCTGCACCTCGGCAAGGGCAGCGACCTTTTCAAGCGTCTGGTGGAATCCGCTGGTCTCCCTCCGATCCGCCTCCACGATCTTCGCCACGTCGCAGATGCTCGCTGCCGGGGTCGACATCAAGGTGGTCTTCGAAACTCTCGGCCACTCGGACACGCGGATCACCCGGGACATCTACCAGTCGGTCCTGGACGATCTCGCTCGTGACGCCGCCGAGAAGGTCGTGCAGCTCGTGCCGCACGCCCGGAGGACCTTGGCGGCGGTGAAGAAGACCCTTGATGTTCCGGGCTCCTTTGAGCTCGTAACACGATCATGGTCGGGTCTTCTTGAGGCGTCGGTAGCAGATGAGGCTGCAGGCGAGGGATACGAAGGCGTCGTGGAGTTCGGTGCGGCGTTCCCAGCGGACGGCGAGTCGTTTGAAGTGGTGGAGCAGGGCGAAGGTCTGCTCGACGACGTATCGCAGCTTGCCGATGCCCTTGATGTTCGGTGCTCCCTTGCGGGAGATGACGGGCAGGATTCGCCGGCGACGGAGCTCGTCGCGGTTCGGGTTGGAGTCGTAGCCTTTGTCGCCGAGCAGGGCCTCTGGTCGTCGGCGGGGTCGTCCGGGTCGGCCTGCGACGGGTGGGATGCCGTCGACCAGGGCGAGGGTCTGGGTGACGTCGTTGACGTTGGCCGCGGTCGTGATGACCTTGAGCGGGGTGCCGCGTCCGTCGCAGATCAGGTGGTGTTTGCTGCCCGTTTTCCGCCGGTCGACCGGCGACGGACCGGTGTCGGTGCCCCCTTTTTCGCGCGGATGTGGGAACCGTCCACACACGCACGTGACCAGTCGAGTTCGCCGGCCGCGTTCAGCTCGGCGAGCAGGACCCGATGCAACTGGTCGAAGACTCCTGCCTTCTGCCACCGGTCCAGTCGGCGCCAGCAGGTCTGTCCCGAGCCGAACCCGAGCTCCAGGGGCAGGAGTTGCCAGGCTATGTCGTTGTAGAGGACGAACAGGATGCCCTGGAGGCAGAGCCGATCCGACACCGGCCTGGGCCCCGGCGACCGCTCCGGCCACGGCGGCAGCAACGGCTCGACCAGAGCCCACAACTCATCGTCGACGATCCACGGTCGGGTACCCACACCCTCACGAACGGCCGAATCATCACACCGGTAACGGCCTACCAGGACGATTCAGCAAGATCGTGTTACGAGCTCGAAGAGACGTCGCCGCCTACGAGGTCGAGTCGTGAACGCTGTTTGCGAAACACCCGTCGCCCGGCTGGCCACCACCGCCCTGGCTGAACTCCACGACGAGTGAATCGCCTACCCCCGCCGCTACCTGTCCATCGAGAGCATGGACAGCTCCTATCCGGACAGCACAACTCCCCTGCCCGGTACAGCAAGTGATCGCCTACACCACATCACGGGACATGACCATGCCATAGACGGGGGGCATCGAGGGAGGGCGACGCCTGAGCCCCGACCACCCCGACACCATCCGCGCCCGCCAGAATCTCGCCATCGCCTCCGCAGGGAGGGGCCCGGGAAAGCCCCGGGCAGGTCTGGACGCCGGCGACGGTCGGCTTCGTGAGAGGGAGAGTTCGGCGGTGCGTAGCACTGAGATGAGGCGGAGGGCGAGCAGTTCCTCACGTGCGTACGGGAGAGCCATTCCCGCCGGTGATGGTGTCGAGGGCGAGGATCTCCCGTCGTACGAGGCGTAGCGCGGGTCCCGGCGGGCCAGGAGCCATTCGGACGACAGCGTGGGCAGGTTCGGGCTGGGCTGCTGGCTGGCGAGTTCCGCTTCGAGGCCGCCGATCCGTCGCTTCGCGCGGTCCATCGCCCGGTCCCACCCTCGCTGGAACGCCTCTTTCTCCTCTTCCTTCAGCAGACGGCACTACCAGCCGCACAGTTCATGGGCGGCCTCCCCGTGTTCTTGGGCCCTGTCAAGCAGGGATTTATTCGGCTTGTTGGGCGGTACAGGGC
Coding sequences within:
- a CDS encoding RHS repeat-associated core domain-containing protein, whose amino-acid sequence is MLAVEAAIVVEATGQTVAFASEPSVAAAAPALTPSLSGPAEAANESSALLTARLQKRRIEVMNARTSSAQTFANPDGTLSYETSAQPRWVKKHGEWTDVDTTLVTTGNGDLTPAASESPLVLSGGGEGPLVDMTVDGKQTKLVWSTSLPKPTVKGATATYADVLASGVDLQVTATAAGGAEETLVVKNATAAADPALTDLVQTVSTSNGITATTDAGGNLTVEDSKGDAIVTSPAPVMWDSATNAADPATVTDPESTSTVSGGDNAAGRATVALARLKPPPGTRSSAQAPGSRAHRARVKSSLKDHKLHLLVDQNLLRAKSTVYPVYVDPAYVPHSETGSTLHYDQVQEAYPSTSNYDAAPGSGLAVGYQGFSSPYGIERTYYNLSLPARINGTTILSGKLNTTVTYAAASGSNSTTINAFSTGSISSTTTWSKQPAKSTSAANPNYPSPNASTTFTTTSSSPNKAVSFDVTAGMQYLANISNGNWTLGLFNSTESNSTDLVRFASNPTFTITYNSHATTSSQAISPSAVNAYNGKRYVTSLTPSLSAKVTDADGDNAQGQYEITADPAVADTTYAYTAYGKTVASGATSTLAVPAANAFPAGVHLRYRVRAFDGTDYGTWSGYTAFVMNTGLPTAPAIACTPYSQDTWTTKADGTVTCTLDTASTDGQGYSWGLDDPAAPKRIDDTVDGSGGDPLTVSITPGDGWHTLYAKTIDSGGNISATTTKYSFGVGADGAALLSPGDGDTSARRVSLTATGKTSYTGVTYQYRRGETDTWHTVPLADVTKTSDGSAVAAWPAAVANGVPAGLTWNITKSLTEDGAIDIRAAFTNGTATGYSQANTITVDRNAGTAPSDDVGPGSVNDLTGDYTLSDTDASGFGLSVTRTASSRRPTAGSDAEGQAAIFGPQWTSGTTAEITDSDWAYVRKTSATSVALVDVDGNETGFTATTTGGWKSEPGAEDLTLTGSLTGSFTLKDTEGTTTTFAKVASAATTWQVSTSYLPTDNSTTKVVSEAVTSGTSTLARPKYLIAPTTAVTASTCESTPAAKGCRMLEYVYATSTTATSTAPGDFTGRVAQIKEWATTPGASASTSTVIAQYAYDTTGQLRQTWDPRISPALKTAYGYDSAGRVTTLTPPGELPWTLTYGTAGNAATAGTGMLLAASRPNLTQGSASTPDGTTAITSVVYDVPLTGAKAPNAMGTSDVAAWGQSDVPTDATAVFPADSVPTSHTGSDLAASDYTRATVSYADASGREVNTATPGKHLTTTEYDTHGNTIRELNPSNRELALSGSGEQLAELTALDIDGLSTADRAQQLSTTSVYSADGLRETDEYGPLHQVTLASVLKAGAGGSDIPAGTTIPARSHTANSYDEGRPTDGTATVANQVTTTKSGATVSGYPADADVRTTTTAYDWVKGLPTTEVTDPSGLAITKTTSYDSQGRVIKTLQPKSSGSDAGATVTTYYAATGTGACNGRPEWADQVCSTGPAGAITGGGSNPTQLPTKTVEYDRWGNTSKVTETANSVTRTTDTTYDSAGRTTKVAISGGTGTAVPDSSTTYTADSGDVATVTTSAGTITHTYDALGREISYKDGAGNTATTAYDALGRPAKVTDSAPSTTTYTYDTAKDPRGLETSRTDSVAGTFTAAYDSDGELATEALPGGYTLNVTQDETGTETSRVYTRDSDNVVVSSDTADHSAQDQTVDETGSNGQTRARSYSYDAAGRLTRADDTAPDGSCTRRDYTFDKNTNRTALATATSAGGTDCTTTGAATTAYTYDSADRLTTSGTVYDALGRTTTQATGATIGYYANDLVRTQTSGTNRQTWTLDAAGRLAAWTTETQAADSTWSQTGSKANHYGADSDSPDWTQETASAVTRNVQGIDGDLDAVTSATGDTVLQLTDLHGDTTVQLPLDITKSATALSYDEYGNPENDSTAARYGWLGSKQRSSETVTGATLMGVRLYDPTTGRFLSVDPIPGGNANAYEYCTGDPINCLDLDGRFGWGKWLDRAGTGLAIAGMFGCAACSAISAGISLGRGIYKVRHHDRSGWMDIAGSATFGAGKGFRYAGKFWKGRKMARYAKGARGRGRYNKRMRSRAAKANRRYHHRYTRRADGIDRWYGGATTAYGLYGEYRSHRW
- a CDS encoding IS5 family transposase (programmed frameshift), with amino-acid sequence MGTRPWIVDDELWALVEPLLPPWPERSPGPRPVSDRLCLQGILFVLYNDIAWQLLPLELGFGSGQTCWRRLDRWQKAGVFDQLHRVLLAELNAAGELDWSRACVDGPHPREKGGTDTGPSPVDRRKTGSKHHLICDGRGTPLKVITTAANVNDVTQTLALVDGIPPVAGRPGRPRRRPEALLGDKGYDSNPNRDELRRRRILPVISRKGAPNIKGIGKLRYVVEQTFALLHHFKRLAVRWERRTELHDAFVSLACSLICYRRLKKTRP